The Lycium ferocissimum isolate CSIRO_LF1 chromosome 1, AGI_CSIRO_Lferr_CH_V1, whole genome shotgun sequence genome includes a region encoding these proteins:
- the LOC132051496 gene encoding peptidyl-prolyl cis-trans isomerase CYP63 isoform X1: protein MEKHFTCSCGFPVILYPPLSVMPMIKNSIFGLRCRMNKKKNPLVFLDVSIDGNAAEKIVIELFADIVPKTAENFRSLCTGEKGVGESTGKPLHYKGCLFHRVIKGFMAQGGDFSKGNGTGGESIYGGKFPDENFKVDHTEAGLLSMANSGPNTNGSQFFIIFKRTPHLDGKHVVFGKVVKGMDIVRKIEQVGTDNGKPSGLVKIVDCGELSERKSNDTTKAEKGKNKKSARALSSDDDSDGKEKGKRKASTNRKKKKKRRYSSSDSYSSETDTDSSSDSDSDSKLDSYSSSSSGDERRKKRKRPTKKEKSRRGKKKDSKRSRRTVHRNKRSRRKWSSESSSGTDSGSMSSSSNGGSSSSDSSDDENGRPRNSGRKGLGKKSSIPLEGQAVLKQQLNLEEGEISKNGKLPNNGNGGDVQTERTLATIHESDNSSRSRSPAPSPKGKPRPSRRSSRSMSPAKVPDRLDQNDGSHQIGSKERSLSKSPSRKATQPSRSSPGKDLSENRSPEGTKRIRKGRGFTDRYSFARRYRTPSPERAPYRPYDHGGRNFQGNRDRYSSYRNYSGRSPPGRYRRSPRGRSPPSRYRRRSRSRSVSHSPRRERRRSRSPSRSRSPKISDRLKSRLGPRVDDQRSPTRRSSSRSKSPRSRDAAPRKHSRKVGSASPSSSRSTSPARQRGLVSYEDISPTGTN from the exons ATGGAAAAACATTTCACATGTTCCTGTGGCTTTCCTGTCATCCTTTATCCCCCTCTCTCTGTGATGCCTATGATTAAGAATTCTATATTT GGTCTGAGGTGCAGGAtgaataagaagaaaaatcctCTCGTATTCTTAGATGTATCAATTGACGGAAATGCTGCAGAAAAAATTGTTATTGAG CTCTTTGCAGATATCGTCCCAAAGACTGCAGAAAATTTTCGGTCACTCTGCACAG gtGAGAAGGGAGTTGGAGAATCTACTGGGAAACCTCTGCACTACAAAGGATGCTTATTTCACCGCGTAATAAAAGGGTTTATGGCACAA GGTGGTGATTTCTCCAAAGGGAATG GCACTGGTGGAGAGAGTATATATGGAGGGAAATTTCCAG ATGAAAACTTCAAAGTTGACCACACTGAGGCTGGTCTTCTCTCGATGGCAAATAGTGGTCCTAATACAAATGGATCCCAGTTTTTCATTATATTTAAGAGAACTCCCCATCTCGACGG GAAGCATGTTGTTTTCGGAAAAGTTGTAAAGGGAATGGATATTGTGAGGAAAATTGAACAGGTGGGAACAGACAATGGGAAGCCTTCTGGGCTTGTGAAAATTGTCGATTGCGGTGAACTATCTGAAAGGAAAAGTAACGATACAACCAAAGCAGAGAAAG ggaaaaataaaaagtcaGCAAGAGCTCTTTCCTCTGATGATGATTCAGACGGTAAAGAAAAGGGGAAACGCAAAGCATCCACcaacagaaagaaaaagaaaaagaggagatACTCTTCATCTGATTCTTACAGTTCTGAGACAGATACTGATTCCTCTTCAGACTCTGACTCAGATTCTAAGCTGGACTCCTATTCTTCTAGTTCTTCAGGTGATGAAAGGCGTAAGAAGAGGAAGAGGCCGactaagaaagaaaagagtCGACGTGGGAAGAAAAAAGACAGTAAGAGGTCGAGGAGAACAGTTCATCGAAATAAAAGATCAAGACGCAAGTG GAGCTCTGAGAGTTCTAGTGGCACAGACAGTGGGAGTATGAGCAGCAGCAGCAATGGTGGTAGTAGCAGCAGTGATAGCTCTGATGATGAAAATGGCAGGCCCAGAAATTCTGGACGAAAAG GTTTGGGGAAGAAATCATCAATCCCTCTCGAAGGACAAGCTGTTTTGAAGCAGCAACTGAATCTTGAAGAGGGTGAAATATCTAAGAATGGTAAGCTTCCAAATAACGGTAATGGTGGAGACGTACAAACTGAAAGGACTCTCGCCACAATTCATGAATCTGATAATTCGAGCAGATCCAG GAGCCCAGCACCAAGTCCTAAGGGGAAGCCAAGGCCCAGCCGCCGGAGCAGTCGAAGTATGAGCCCAGCAAAAGTACCTGACAGGCTTGATCAAAATGATGGAAGTCATCAAATTGGATCAAAGGAGAGAAGTTTATCAAAGAGTCCTTCACGAAAAGCTACTCAGCCATCTCGCTCTAGTCCTGGCAAGGATTTATCTGAAAACCGTTCTCCAGAAGGAACAAAACGAATCCGGAAAGGCCGTGGCTTCACTGATCGCTATTCATTTGCAAGACGCTATCGCACCCCATCTCCTGAGCGTGCACCTTACAGACCTTATGACCATGGTGGGAGAAATTTTCAGGGGAATCGTGATAG GTACTCAAGCTATAGAAACTATTCTGGGCGCTCTCCACCCGGACGGTACAGACGGTCACCAAGAGGCAGAAGTCCACCCag TAGATACCGGCGCAGGAGTCGAAGTAGGAGTGTTTCTCACAGCCCTAGGCGTGAGAGGCGTCGAAGTAGGAGCCCTTCACGCAGTCGCTCCCCTAAAATCAGTGACAGATTGAAGTCTCGTCTTGGGCCTCGTGTGGATGATCAGCGTTCTCCCACTAGGAGGTCAAGCTCAAGATCTAAAAGCCCTCGATCTCGCGATGCTGCTCCAAGGAAGCACAGTAGAAAAGTAGGATCTGCATCACCTAGTAGTTCGAGATCAACCTCCCCTGCTCGACAGAGGGGTCTAGTCTCATATGAGGATATCAGTCCCACCGGGACAAACTAA
- the LOC132051496 gene encoding peptidyl-prolyl cis-trans isomerase CYP63 isoform X4 gives MNKKKNPLVFLDVSIDGNAAEKIVIELFADIVPKTAENFRSLCTGEKGVGESTGKPLHYKGCLFHRVIKGFMAQGGDFSKGNGTGGESIYGGKFPDENFKVDHTEAGLLSMANSGPNTNGSQFFIIFKRTPHLDGKHVVFGKVVKGMDIVRKIEQVGTDNGKPSGLVKIVDCGELSERKSNDTTKAEKGKNKKSARALSSDDDSDGKEKGKRKASTNRKKKKKRRYSSSDSYSSETDTDSSSDSDSDSKLDSYSSSSSGDERRKKRKRPTKKEKSRRGKKKDSKRSRRTVHRNKRSRRKWSSESSSGTDSGSMSSSSNGGSSSSDSSDDENGRPRNSGRKGLGKKSSIPLEGQAVLKQQLNLEEGEISKNGKLPNNGNGGDVQTERTLATIHESDNSSRSRSPAPSPKGKPRPSRRSSRSMSPAKVPDRLDQNDGSHQIGSKERSLSKSPSRKATQPSRSSPGKDLSENRSPEGTKRIRKGRGFTDRYSFARRYRTPSPERAPYRPYDHGGRNFQGNRDRYSSYRNYSGRSPPGRYRRSPRGRSPPSRYRRRSRSRSVSHSPRRERRRSRSPSRSRSPKISDRLKSRLGPRVDDQRSPTRRSSSRSKSPRSRDAAPRKHSRKVGSASPSSSRSTSPARQRGLVSYEDISPTGTN, from the exons AtgaataagaagaaaaatcctCTCGTATTCTTAGATGTATCAATTGACGGAAATGCTGCAGAAAAAATTGTTATTGAG CTCTTTGCAGATATCGTCCCAAAGACTGCAGAAAATTTTCGGTCACTCTGCACAG gtGAGAAGGGAGTTGGAGAATCTACTGGGAAACCTCTGCACTACAAAGGATGCTTATTTCACCGCGTAATAAAAGGGTTTATGGCACAA GGTGGTGATTTCTCCAAAGGGAATG GCACTGGTGGAGAGAGTATATATGGAGGGAAATTTCCAG ATGAAAACTTCAAAGTTGACCACACTGAGGCTGGTCTTCTCTCGATGGCAAATAGTGGTCCTAATACAAATGGATCCCAGTTTTTCATTATATTTAAGAGAACTCCCCATCTCGACGG GAAGCATGTTGTTTTCGGAAAAGTTGTAAAGGGAATGGATATTGTGAGGAAAATTGAACAGGTGGGAACAGACAATGGGAAGCCTTCTGGGCTTGTGAAAATTGTCGATTGCGGTGAACTATCTGAAAGGAAAAGTAACGATACAACCAAAGCAGAGAAAG ggaaaaataaaaagtcaGCAAGAGCTCTTTCCTCTGATGATGATTCAGACGGTAAAGAAAAGGGGAAACGCAAAGCATCCACcaacagaaagaaaaagaaaaagaggagatACTCTTCATCTGATTCTTACAGTTCTGAGACAGATACTGATTCCTCTTCAGACTCTGACTCAGATTCTAAGCTGGACTCCTATTCTTCTAGTTCTTCAGGTGATGAAAGGCGTAAGAAGAGGAAGAGGCCGactaagaaagaaaagagtCGACGTGGGAAGAAAAAAGACAGTAAGAGGTCGAGGAGAACAGTTCATCGAAATAAAAGATCAAGACGCAAGTG GAGCTCTGAGAGTTCTAGTGGCACAGACAGTGGGAGTATGAGCAGCAGCAGCAATGGTGGTAGTAGCAGCAGTGATAGCTCTGATGATGAAAATGGCAGGCCCAGAAATTCTGGACGAAAAG GTTTGGGGAAGAAATCATCAATCCCTCTCGAAGGACAAGCTGTTTTGAAGCAGCAACTGAATCTTGAAGAGGGTGAAATATCTAAGAATGGTAAGCTTCCAAATAACGGTAATGGTGGAGACGTACAAACTGAAAGGACTCTCGCCACAATTCATGAATCTGATAATTCGAGCAGATCCAG GAGCCCAGCACCAAGTCCTAAGGGGAAGCCAAGGCCCAGCCGCCGGAGCAGTCGAAGTATGAGCCCAGCAAAAGTACCTGACAGGCTTGATCAAAATGATGGAAGTCATCAAATTGGATCAAAGGAGAGAAGTTTATCAAAGAGTCCTTCACGAAAAGCTACTCAGCCATCTCGCTCTAGTCCTGGCAAGGATTTATCTGAAAACCGTTCTCCAGAAGGAACAAAACGAATCCGGAAAGGCCGTGGCTTCACTGATCGCTATTCATTTGCAAGACGCTATCGCACCCCATCTCCTGAGCGTGCACCTTACAGACCTTATGACCATGGTGGGAGAAATTTTCAGGGGAATCGTGATAG GTACTCAAGCTATAGAAACTATTCTGGGCGCTCTCCACCCGGACGGTACAGACGGTCACCAAGAGGCAGAAGTCCACCCag TAGATACCGGCGCAGGAGTCGAAGTAGGAGTGTTTCTCACAGCCCTAGGCGTGAGAGGCGTCGAAGTAGGAGCCCTTCACGCAGTCGCTCCCCTAAAATCAGTGACAGATTGAAGTCTCGTCTTGGGCCTCGTGTGGATGATCAGCGTTCTCCCACTAGGAGGTCAAGCTCAAGATCTAAAAGCCCTCGATCTCGCGATGCTGCTCCAAGGAAGCACAGTAGAAAAGTAGGATCTGCATCACCTAGTAGTTCGAGATCAACCTCCCCTGCTCGACAGAGGGGTCTAGTCTCATATGAGGATATCAGTCCCACCGGGACAAACTAA
- the LOC132051496 gene encoding peptidyl-prolyl cis-trans isomerase CYP63 isoform X3, whose protein sequence is MEKHFTCSCGFPVILYPPLSVMPMIKNSIFGLRCRMNKKKNPLVFLDVSIDGNAAEKIVIELFADIVPKTAENFRSLCTGEKGVGESTGKPLHYKGCLFHRVIKGFMAQGGDFSKGNGTGGESIYGGKFPDENFKVDHTEAGLLSMANSGPNTNGSQFFIIFKRTPHLDGKHVVFGKVVKGMDIVRKIEQVGTDNGKPSGLVKIVDCGELSERKSNDTTKAEKGKNKKSARALSSDDDSDGKEKGKRKASTNRKKKKKRRYSSSDSYSSETDTDSSSDSDSDSKLDSYSSSSSGDERRKKRKRPTKKEKSRRGKKKDSKRSRRTVHRNKRSRRKCSESSSGTDSGSMSSSSNGGSSSSDSSDDENGRPRNSGRKGLGKKSSIPLEGQAVLKQQLNLEEGEISKNGKLPNNGNGGDVQTERTLATIHESDNSSRSRSPAPSPKGKPRPSRRSSRSMSPAKVPDRLDQNDGSHQIGSKERSLSKSPSRKATQPSRSSPGKDLSENRSPEGTKRIRKGRGFTDRYSFARRYRTPSPERAPYRPYDHGGRNFQGNRDRYSSYRNYSGRSPPGRYRRSPRGRSPPSRYRRRSRSRSVSHSPRRERRRSRSPSRSRSPKISDRLKSRLGPRVDDQRSPTRRSSSRSKSPRSRDAAPRKHSRKVGSASPSSSRSTSPARQRGLVSYEDISPTGTN, encoded by the exons ATGGAAAAACATTTCACATGTTCCTGTGGCTTTCCTGTCATCCTTTATCCCCCTCTCTCTGTGATGCCTATGATTAAGAATTCTATATTT GGTCTGAGGTGCAGGAtgaataagaagaaaaatcctCTCGTATTCTTAGATGTATCAATTGACGGAAATGCTGCAGAAAAAATTGTTATTGAG CTCTTTGCAGATATCGTCCCAAAGACTGCAGAAAATTTTCGGTCACTCTGCACAG gtGAGAAGGGAGTTGGAGAATCTACTGGGAAACCTCTGCACTACAAAGGATGCTTATTTCACCGCGTAATAAAAGGGTTTATGGCACAA GGTGGTGATTTCTCCAAAGGGAATG GCACTGGTGGAGAGAGTATATATGGAGGGAAATTTCCAG ATGAAAACTTCAAAGTTGACCACACTGAGGCTGGTCTTCTCTCGATGGCAAATAGTGGTCCTAATACAAATGGATCCCAGTTTTTCATTATATTTAAGAGAACTCCCCATCTCGACGG GAAGCATGTTGTTTTCGGAAAAGTTGTAAAGGGAATGGATATTGTGAGGAAAATTGAACAGGTGGGAACAGACAATGGGAAGCCTTCTGGGCTTGTGAAAATTGTCGATTGCGGTGAACTATCTGAAAGGAAAAGTAACGATACAACCAAAGCAGAGAAAG ggaaaaataaaaagtcaGCAAGAGCTCTTTCCTCTGATGATGATTCAGACGGTAAAGAAAAGGGGAAACGCAAAGCATCCACcaacagaaagaaaaagaaaaagaggagatACTCTTCATCTGATTCTTACAGTTCTGAGACAGATACTGATTCCTCTTCAGACTCTGACTCAGATTCTAAGCTGGACTCCTATTCTTCTAGTTCTTCAGGTGATGAAAGGCGTAAGAAGAGGAAGAGGCCGactaagaaagaaaagagtCGACGTGGGAAGAAAAAAGACAGTAAGAGGTCGAGGAGAACAGTTCATCGAAATAAAAGATCAAGACGCAAGTG CTCTGAGAGTTCTAGTGGCACAGACAGTGGGAGTATGAGCAGCAGCAGCAATGGTGGTAGTAGCAGCAGTGATAGCTCTGATGATGAAAATGGCAGGCCCAGAAATTCTGGACGAAAAG GTTTGGGGAAGAAATCATCAATCCCTCTCGAAGGACAAGCTGTTTTGAAGCAGCAACTGAATCTTGAAGAGGGTGAAATATCTAAGAATGGTAAGCTTCCAAATAACGGTAATGGTGGAGACGTACAAACTGAAAGGACTCTCGCCACAATTCATGAATCTGATAATTCGAGCAGATCCAG GAGCCCAGCACCAAGTCCTAAGGGGAAGCCAAGGCCCAGCCGCCGGAGCAGTCGAAGTATGAGCCCAGCAAAAGTACCTGACAGGCTTGATCAAAATGATGGAAGTCATCAAATTGGATCAAAGGAGAGAAGTTTATCAAAGAGTCCTTCACGAAAAGCTACTCAGCCATCTCGCTCTAGTCCTGGCAAGGATTTATCTGAAAACCGTTCTCCAGAAGGAACAAAACGAATCCGGAAAGGCCGTGGCTTCACTGATCGCTATTCATTTGCAAGACGCTATCGCACCCCATCTCCTGAGCGTGCACCTTACAGACCTTATGACCATGGTGGGAGAAATTTTCAGGGGAATCGTGATAG GTACTCAAGCTATAGAAACTATTCTGGGCGCTCTCCACCCGGACGGTACAGACGGTCACCAAGAGGCAGAAGTCCACCCag TAGATACCGGCGCAGGAGTCGAAGTAGGAGTGTTTCTCACAGCCCTAGGCGTGAGAGGCGTCGAAGTAGGAGCCCTTCACGCAGTCGCTCCCCTAAAATCAGTGACAGATTGAAGTCTCGTCTTGGGCCTCGTGTGGATGATCAGCGTTCTCCCACTAGGAGGTCAAGCTCAAGATCTAAAAGCCCTCGATCTCGCGATGCTGCTCCAAGGAAGCACAGTAGAAAAGTAGGATCTGCATCACCTAGTAGTTCGAGATCAACCTCCCCTGCTCGACAGAGGGGTCTAGTCTCATATGAGGATATCAGTCCCACCGGGACAAACTAA
- the LOC132051496 gene encoding peptidyl-prolyl cis-trans isomerase CYP63 isoform X2, which translates to MEKHFTCSCGFPVILYPPLSVMPMIKNSIFGLRCRMNKKKNPLVFLDVSIDGNAAEKIVIELFADIVPKTAENFRSLCTGEKGVGESTGKPLHYKGCLFHRVIKGFMAQGGDFSKGNGTGGESIYGGKFPDENFKVDHTEAGLLSMANSGPNTNGSQFFIIFKRTPHLDGKHVVFGKVVKGMDIVRKIEQVGTDNGKPSGLVKIVDCGELSERKSNDTTKAEKGKNKKSARALSSDDDSDGKEKGKRKASTNRKKKKKRRYSSSDSYSSETDTDSSSDSDSDSKLDSYSSSSSGDERRKKRKRPTKKEKSRRGKKKDSKRSRRTVHRNKRSRRKWSSESSSGTDSGSMSSSSNGGSSSSDSSDDENGRPRNSGRKGLGKKSSIPLEGQAVLKQQLNLEEGEISKNGKLPNNGNGGDVQTERTLATIHESDNSSRSRSPAPSPKGKPRPSRRSSRSMSPAKVPDRLDQNDGSHQIGSKERSLSKSPSRKATQPSRSSPGKDLSENRSPEGTKRIRKGRGFTDRYSFARRYRTPSPERAPYRPYDHGGRNFQGNRDRYSSYRNYSGRSPPGRYRRSPRGRSPPRYRRRSRSRSVSHSPRRERRRSRSPSRSRSPKISDRLKSRLGPRVDDQRSPTRRSSSRSKSPRSRDAAPRKHSRKVGSASPSSSRSTSPARQRGLVSYEDISPTGTN; encoded by the exons ATGGAAAAACATTTCACATGTTCCTGTGGCTTTCCTGTCATCCTTTATCCCCCTCTCTCTGTGATGCCTATGATTAAGAATTCTATATTT GGTCTGAGGTGCAGGAtgaataagaagaaaaatcctCTCGTATTCTTAGATGTATCAATTGACGGAAATGCTGCAGAAAAAATTGTTATTGAG CTCTTTGCAGATATCGTCCCAAAGACTGCAGAAAATTTTCGGTCACTCTGCACAG gtGAGAAGGGAGTTGGAGAATCTACTGGGAAACCTCTGCACTACAAAGGATGCTTATTTCACCGCGTAATAAAAGGGTTTATGGCACAA GGTGGTGATTTCTCCAAAGGGAATG GCACTGGTGGAGAGAGTATATATGGAGGGAAATTTCCAG ATGAAAACTTCAAAGTTGACCACACTGAGGCTGGTCTTCTCTCGATGGCAAATAGTGGTCCTAATACAAATGGATCCCAGTTTTTCATTATATTTAAGAGAACTCCCCATCTCGACGG GAAGCATGTTGTTTTCGGAAAAGTTGTAAAGGGAATGGATATTGTGAGGAAAATTGAACAGGTGGGAACAGACAATGGGAAGCCTTCTGGGCTTGTGAAAATTGTCGATTGCGGTGAACTATCTGAAAGGAAAAGTAACGATACAACCAAAGCAGAGAAAG ggaaaaataaaaagtcaGCAAGAGCTCTTTCCTCTGATGATGATTCAGACGGTAAAGAAAAGGGGAAACGCAAAGCATCCACcaacagaaagaaaaagaaaaagaggagatACTCTTCATCTGATTCTTACAGTTCTGAGACAGATACTGATTCCTCTTCAGACTCTGACTCAGATTCTAAGCTGGACTCCTATTCTTCTAGTTCTTCAGGTGATGAAAGGCGTAAGAAGAGGAAGAGGCCGactaagaaagaaaagagtCGACGTGGGAAGAAAAAAGACAGTAAGAGGTCGAGGAGAACAGTTCATCGAAATAAAAGATCAAGACGCAAGTG GAGCTCTGAGAGTTCTAGTGGCACAGACAGTGGGAGTATGAGCAGCAGCAGCAATGGTGGTAGTAGCAGCAGTGATAGCTCTGATGATGAAAATGGCAGGCCCAGAAATTCTGGACGAAAAG GTTTGGGGAAGAAATCATCAATCCCTCTCGAAGGACAAGCTGTTTTGAAGCAGCAACTGAATCTTGAAGAGGGTGAAATATCTAAGAATGGTAAGCTTCCAAATAACGGTAATGGTGGAGACGTACAAACTGAAAGGACTCTCGCCACAATTCATGAATCTGATAATTCGAGCAGATCCAG GAGCCCAGCACCAAGTCCTAAGGGGAAGCCAAGGCCCAGCCGCCGGAGCAGTCGAAGTATGAGCCCAGCAAAAGTACCTGACAGGCTTGATCAAAATGATGGAAGTCATCAAATTGGATCAAAGGAGAGAAGTTTATCAAAGAGTCCTTCACGAAAAGCTACTCAGCCATCTCGCTCTAGTCCTGGCAAGGATTTATCTGAAAACCGTTCTCCAGAAGGAACAAAACGAATCCGGAAAGGCCGTGGCTTCACTGATCGCTATTCATTTGCAAGACGCTATCGCACCCCATCTCCTGAGCGTGCACCTTACAGACCTTATGACCATGGTGGGAGAAATTTTCAGGGGAATCGTGATAG GTACTCAAGCTATAGAAACTATTCTGGGCGCTCTCCACCCGGACGGTACAGACGGTCACCAAGAGGCAGAAGTCCACCCag ATACCGGCGCAGGAGTCGAAGTAGGAGTGTTTCTCACAGCCCTAGGCGTGAGAGGCGTCGAAGTAGGAGCCCTTCACGCAGTCGCTCCCCTAAAATCAGTGACAGATTGAAGTCTCGTCTTGGGCCTCGTGTGGATGATCAGCGTTCTCCCACTAGGAGGTCAAGCTCAAGATCTAAAAGCCCTCGATCTCGCGATGCTGCTCCAAGGAAGCACAGTAGAAAAGTAGGATCTGCATCACCTAGTAGTTCGAGATCAACCTCCCCTGCTCGACAGAGGGGTCTAGTCTCATATGAGGATATCAGTCCCACCGGGACAAACTAA